The stretch of DNA TATGAGGTTCTACAAAAGGTTCCATTAAAAGATTTCCTTTTACATCTATTATTTCATCTGTTTGAGCTTCAATATTTTTTTCTATTTTTATAAACTTTCCATCTTCTATTAAAAGATCTATAAGCTCATCTCTATCTCTCAATTTTGCATTTTTAATTAGCATATTTCACTCCTCTTTTTCCCTCTACAACTTTACTTCCTACATAATAAGAGATCATTGTAAAGATAACACTATTTATTGGAGAAATTCCAGGTATAAATTTTGCAGCTAAAATTCCAACAACCCATGATAATATAGCAACTACATTTATCCCACAAAATTCCACTTCTTCTATTTTATCATATATTCCTTTTTTTACAAAGAAGTAGTCGCAAATTATAATTGCTCCAATTCCTGGAAGAAGAGTATTTAAAAGACTTAACCATCCTACAAAATTATTATATATTGGAAGAGCAAATGCCGTTCCTAAAGCTCCATTTATCATAACCATTTTACTCTTTGGAATTTTTGTAATGCTTGAAAATCCAAGTCCAGAAGAATAAAGAGCATTATCATTTGTTGTCCAAATATTAAATCCTAAAACTATAATTGCTGGAATAATAATTCCTTGAGAAAACATTACGTCAGATATATCTGCAGTCCCAAAAACTTTTCCACCTACAGCTCCGAAAATAAACATCAATGAATTCCCAATGAAAAATGCTACAAGAGTACTTATTACTCCAACTTTACTATTTTTAGAAAATCTTGCAAAATCAGCAGTTAAACTTCCTCCACTTATAAATGAACCAATACACATCCCCACTCCAGCCATAACTGATATAGAATTTATTGGTGCTATATTCATTACTTCTTTTAATCCACCTGCATGATTTATTGCGTTTACAACTGATGTTCCACCTAAAACAGCAATACTTGGTACTGCTATTGCTGATAAAATCGTAACTGCTTTTATTCCAAAATATGCAGTGAATGTCATTAATATTCCAGAAATTGCCACAAGAAGTTTTATATCTATCCCAGTTACTTTATTTACTGGAATTGCAAACATAGCAACTCCCACACCAAACCATCCTACTTGAGTTATTGCAAGTAAGAAAGAACCTAAATATGATCCTTTTTCACCAAAAGAATATTTTGCTAAAAGATGTGTTGATAATCCTGTCTTTGCTCCTATATGTGCTAGTGCACCTGTAAAAATTCCAAGAATTAAATTTCCTAAAAGTACCGCTGCTATAAACTCACTTCCAGTAAGTCCTATCCCTAAAGTTCCACCAGTCCACATACTAGCTGAAAAAAATGTAAAACCTAGCATTATAACAAACATTGAAAATAAACCTCTTCTGTCTTTATCTGTTACTGCTTGAAATGAAAAATCTGAATCATAATTTTTTGACATTGTTACTTTCTCCCCTTATACTTAAAATTTTTAAATTTTGATTAAAAAAAATGGAATAGCCACTACAAATTAAATTGTAGGGACTACTCCATTATTTAAATAATATATCTTAAATCTAGATAGAAATATAAAAAATAAGTTCGTCAGAAAATTTAAAAACATTAAAAATACATTTAAATCTTTAATTTTTCTCTTCCTTATTCTCATTTATATTCCTCCTTTTTGTTTTACACTAGGAATGATTTTATCATAGAGTATATATTTAGTCAATACTTATTTTTTAAGATAATTTTTTTGAAATCTTATTTTTTAAAATTTCATAAATGTAAAACAATACTGGAATAAATATCAAAGTTAATAATGTTGAAAATACAAGTCCGAAAATAACAGCTATAGCCATTCCTTTGTACATTTCACTACCTTGACCAATTCCTAAAGAAAGAGGAATCATTCCAAAAACAGTTGTCATTGTCGTCATAAATATTGGTCTTAATCTTGTTTTTCCTGCTTCTAATATTGCCTCAGTTAAAGGAATTTCTCTTTCTAAAAGAATTTTTATATAGTCTATTAAAACTATTGCATTATTTACAACTATTCCAGCTAGCATTATTATTCCTACAAAAACCATTGTATTTGTTTTCTGTCCTGTTAATAAAAGTCCGCTGTAAACTCCTATAACTGAAAGAGGCACTGTTCCCATAACAATAACTGGTAAAATATAAGATTCAAACTGTGCTG from Candidatus Cetobacterium colombiensis encodes:
- the codB gene encoding cytosine permease, whose protein sequence is MSKNYDSDFSFQAVTDKDRRGLFSMFVIMLGFTFFSASMWTGGTLGIGLTGSEFIAAVLLGNLILGIFTGALAHIGAKTGLSTHLLAKYSFGEKGSYLGSFLLAITQVGWFGVGVAMFAIPVNKVTGIDIKLLVAISGILMTFTAYFGIKAVTILSAIAVPSIAVLGGTSVVNAINHAGGLKEVMNIAPINSISVMAGVGMCIGSFISGGSLTADFARFSKNSKVGVISTLVAFFIGNSLMFIFGAVGGKVFGTADISDVMFSQGIIIPAIIVLGFNIWTTNDNALYSSGLGFSSITKIPKSKMVMINGALGTAFALPIYNNFVGWLSLLNTLLPGIGAIIICDYFFVKKGIYDKIEEVEFCGINVVAILSWVVGILAAKFIPGISPINSVIFTMISYYVGSKVVEGKRGVKYAN